The proteins below are encoded in one region of Bremerella sp. P1:
- a CDS encoding ABC transporter ATP-binding protein yields the protein MAKVVLNQVSKRFSDTVAAVSELDLEVADQEFLVLVGPSGCGKTTTLRMIAGLEDVSSGDITIGDRNVTHVSPKDRDIAMVFQNYALYPHMTVRRNMSFGLQLRYGGNFVSRLWRRLKDAQSAVEREEQYKQIPTKVDQVAGTLGIGKLLDRYPRELSGGERQRVALGRAIVRQPAAFLFDEPLSNLDAKLRVEMRRELKELHRRLGATMIYVTHDQVEAMTLGDRIAVMDQGVLQQVGSPSQVYHKPANRFVASFLGTPGMNLLEGELVEENGQFHFHASGVKLEVGPNQRPEIKPSSSRRIVLGVRPEDILLIEESSADCPQAGHGQVELVESLGDTGYVHIRLPGDETGSDEMPRITAKANGAVLNGNLEARPVPMAFRAASLHWFDVATGLRLSPTGQD from the coding sequence ATGGCGAAAGTCGTTCTAAATCAAGTTAGTAAACGATTTTCCGACACGGTCGCTGCTGTTAGCGAGCTGGATTTAGAGGTCGCCGACCAAGAATTCCTGGTGCTGGTGGGTCCCAGTGGTTGTGGAAAGACGACCACGTTGCGGATGATCGCTGGCCTCGAGGATGTTTCCAGCGGCGATATCACAATCGGGGACCGAAACGTCACCCACGTCTCGCCGAAAGATCGGGACATCGCGATGGTTTTTCAAAACTATGCGTTGTATCCCCACATGACGGTGCGGCGGAACATGTCGTTCGGTCTTCAGCTTCGTTACGGGGGGAACTTTGTTTCTCGACTGTGGCGACGCTTGAAAGATGCCCAGAGCGCGGTAGAGCGTGAAGAGCAGTACAAGCAGATTCCTACCAAGGTCGACCAAGTGGCCGGCACATTGGGAATCGGCAAGCTGCTGGATCGCTACCCGCGAGAGCTTTCGGGCGGGGAGCGTCAACGGGTAGCCCTAGGACGCGCAATTGTGCGACAACCGGCTGCCTTTTTGTTTGATGAGCCTTTGTCGAATCTCGATGCGAAACTTCGCGTGGAGATGCGGCGAGAATTAAAAGAACTTCACCGTCGCCTCGGTGCGACGATGATATATGTCACCCATGATCAGGTCGAAGCGATGACGCTCGGAGATCGGATCGCGGTGATGGACCAAGGAGTTCTCCAGCAAGTCGGTTCGCCGAGTCAGGTTTATCATAAACCTGCTAATCGGTTCGTTGCCAGCTTTTTGGGAACTCCTGGCATGAACTTGCTCGAGGGAGAGCTGGTCGAAGAGAATGGCCAATTCCACTTCCACGCTTCCGGCGTGAAATTGGAAGTCGGGCCGAACCAGCGTCCTGAGATCAAGCCAAGCAGTTCGAGGAGAATAGTCCTCGGAGTTCGCCCGGAAGATATCCTTTTAATCGAGGAGTCTTCTGCCGACTGCCCCCAGGCAGGTCACGGACAGGTCGAACTGGTCGAATCGCTGGGAGACACGGGCTACGTCCATATTCGTCTTCCTGGTGATGAAACTGGCAGTGATGAGATGCCTCGTATCACCGCCAAAGCTAACGGTGCCGTGTTAAACGGCAACCTGGAAGCTCGACCCGTGCCGATGGCTTTTCGAGCCGCGTCGCTGCATTGGTTTGACGTAGCAACAGGTCTTCGTCTTTCGCCCACCGGGCAAGACTGA
- the nusA gene encoding transcription termination factor NusA, whose amino-acid sequence MNPSEVLRIVDAIHRDKKIDKEIVFQAIESALVSASRKYHSEDAEVVINIDRKDGSISGHIDGVPMDPEETVGRIGAQTAKQVIIQKIREAERDALHEEYDELIGQMVNGVVHRSEGGATIVTLDNVESILPRSEQIPGESFHANDRVRAVVFEVRKQGSRVKVVLSRTNKKFVERLFEQEIPEITENVIEIRNISREPGYRSKVAVDSSDQRVDCVGACVGVRGNRIKNIVDELAGERIDIVRWSENPQELITNALQPAEVEEVILCQMMGRAIVLVREDQLSLAIGRRGQNVRLASKLCGWDIEIMLREELEEQIERAVTGFSSIEGITDEVAEQLVGEGFLSYDDLSVIETDAMMEMGEFTEEQVEQIRDVAELKAEEAEKAMEAERRRIRDEKLKDGSAQ is encoded by the coding sequence ATGAATCCGTCTGAAGTCTTGCGAATCGTTGACGCGATTCACCGGGACAAAAAGATCGACAAGGAAATCGTCTTCCAGGCGATCGAATCGGCATTGGTATCGGCTTCGCGCAAGTACCACTCCGAAGACGCCGAGGTCGTGATCAATATCGATCGGAAAGATGGATCCATCAGCGGACACATCGATGGAGTTCCGATGGACCCGGAAGAAACCGTGGGTCGTATCGGTGCGCAAACCGCCAAGCAAGTCATCATTCAGAAGATCCGCGAAGCCGAACGCGACGCGCTGCACGAAGAATACGACGAACTGATTGGCCAAATGGTCAACGGTGTCGTCCACCGCAGTGAAGGGGGCGCGACGATCGTCACCCTGGATAACGTCGAGTCGATTTTGCCGCGTAGCGAACAAATTCCTGGCGAATCGTTCCATGCAAATGACCGCGTGCGTGCGGTCGTATTCGAAGTGCGCAAGCAGGGCAGCCGCGTCAAAGTGGTTCTCAGCCGCACTAATAAGAAGTTCGTGGAACGCCTGTTCGAACAGGAAATCCCGGAAATCACCGAAAACGTGATCGAAATCCGCAACATCAGTCGTGAGCCCGGCTACCGCAGTAAGGTCGCCGTCGATAGCTCCGACCAGCGCGTCGACTGTGTCGGTGCCTGCGTGGGTGTTCGTGGTAACCGCATCAAGAACATCGTGGATGAACTTGCCGGCGAACGTATCGATATCGTTCGTTGGAGCGAAAATCCGCAAGAACTGATCACCAATGCCCTTCAGCCTGCCGAGGTCGAAGAAGTAATCCTGTGCCAGATGATGGGTCGTGCCATCGTTTTGGTTCGCGAGGATCAGCTTTCTCTGGCCATCGGTCGCCGAGGGCAAAACGTCCGCCTGGCCAGCAAGCTGTGCGGGTGGGACATCGAGATCATGCTCCGCGAAGAACTCGAAGAGCAGATCGAACGCGCCGTGACTGGCTTCAGCTCTATCGAAGGCATCACCGATGAAGTGGCCGAGCAACTCGTGGGGGAAGGGTTCCTTTCCTACGACGACCTCTCGGTCATTGAAACCGACGCCATGATGGAAATGGGCGAGTTCACCGAAGAACAAGTGGAACAGATTCGCGATGTCGCCGAACTCAAGGCAGAAGAGGCCGAAAAGGCCATGGAAGCCGAGCGTCGTCGTATTCGCGATGAGAAGCTTAAAGATGGCTCCGCGCAATGA
- the infB gene encoding translation initiation factor IF-2 has protein sequence MPIRIYALAKELQVDSKQLVDICNRAGVTGKGSALASLDDDELVKVKAFLNKDSGSDGGSRGSQSRGTADEPMRPERPVQPSKPSRIRTIGGPLGNKMRPKEDESQASYEEEVADESGAVAYEEPAETTTAPSETQTPESEGAPAQEEVVAEKPAADAGTGQAEDREEAKPQDDSDQGAPVRSIRRGDYIAIGSQRKVRTLGGGGGSGPKKEDERDKPKPKPKKVTPVVKIAKMPSAPAPKQPTETKEPAAQKPIMQLPKEAIKGAKKGQKAPLEEFTKLHEKKRKSKDRKSSADFDEATEVREDGDAPAKGRGGKKGKSTGMAGMAGSRDARTQGRKRSKSISTEMGDGDDTRGRRHRPRREKSGPKVSTAAPRKTDVALELPCTLREFSEVTGLPAQVVQRTLMSFGQMVTINATLDAETAELIAAEHGVDLKIKEPESIEDTLISQIEDQVDDENDLVERPPVVTFLGHVDHGKTSLLDKIIGLDVVSGEAGGITQHIRAYIVDKGDKKISFVDTPGHEAFTEMRARGANVTDIAVLIVAADDGVMPQTEEAISHAKAAEVPIIVALNKMDVPGANPEKALQQLSQHGLLPAEWGGDVEVVKTSAITGEGVDTLLETILLTSEIHEYKANPSRDAVGVCLEAEQESDRGVLAKVIVNNGTLKVGDVVVCGSTFGRVKAMYDTLDPRKRLDEAPPSTPVNVTGFDEAPAAGEKFYVLDDIADAREIAEMRSDRSRADKLGGHTVKVSFEDFQERLQSGNLAGDEAGIVYLNIILRADTRGSIEAIQKELDKLDHPEVKVRVMQATVGGVTVADVTLASASDAVIVAFNVIPDEAARSLADDRGVEIRRYDIIYKVTEDIKLLLEGQLKPESRVTELGRALVQRTFSISRIGTIAGCRVLGGIIERGCRIRVNRDGRGIGDYPLDSLKREKDDAKEVREGYECGIKLSGFNDIKEGDILEAFKVEEFARTLDS, from the coding sequence GTGCCCATACGAATTTACGCGTTAGCTAAAGAACTGCAGGTAGATAGCAAGCAACTCGTCGACATCTGCAATCGTGCAGGCGTTACCGGGAAAGGGTCTGCACTTGCCAGCCTGGACGATGACGAACTGGTCAAAGTCAAGGCATTTCTAAACAAAGACTCCGGCAGCGACGGAGGTAGCCGCGGCTCGCAAAGCCGTGGAACAGCCGACGAACCGATGCGTCCTGAACGCCCGGTACAGCCGTCGAAACCATCGCGAATCCGCACCATCGGTGGCCCTCTGGGCAACAAGATGCGTCCTAAGGAGGACGAATCGCAAGCGTCCTACGAAGAGGAAGTAGCGGACGAAAGCGGAGCCGTCGCGTACGAAGAGCCGGCGGAAACAACCACCGCGCCGAGCGAAACTCAAACACCCGAGTCCGAAGGCGCTCCCGCCCAGGAAGAAGTCGTTGCTGAAAAGCCGGCTGCGGATGCGGGCACTGGCCAGGCCGAAGATCGAGAAGAGGCCAAGCCTCAAGATGACTCGGATCAAGGTGCTCCTGTCCGTAGTATTCGCCGCGGCGACTACATCGCGATTGGCTCGCAGCGTAAGGTTCGCACCCTTGGCGGCGGTGGCGGTAGTGGTCCGAAGAAGGAAGACGAACGCGACAAGCCGAAGCCGAAGCCGAAGAAGGTTACGCCGGTTGTTAAGATCGCCAAGATGCCCAGCGCACCGGCACCTAAGCAGCCCACCGAAACCAAAGAGCCGGCCGCGCAAAAGCCGATCATGCAGCTGCCCAAGGAAGCCATCAAAGGCGCCAAGAAGGGACAGAAAGCACCGCTCGAAGAATTCACCAAGCTGCACGAAAAGAAGCGCAAGTCGAAGGATCGCAAGTCCTCGGCCGACTTCGACGAAGCAACAGAAGTTCGCGAAGATGGTGACGCACCAGCCAAGGGACGTGGTGGCAAAAAGGGCAAGTCGACCGGTATGGCTGGCATGGCCGGCAGCCGCGACGCTCGTACTCAAGGCCGTAAGCGTTCCAAGTCGATCTCGACTGAAATGGGAGATGGGGACGACACACGCGGTCGCCGTCATCGACCGCGTCGAGAAAAATCAGGCCCTAAGGTCTCGACCGCCGCACCGCGTAAAACCGATGTCGCGTTGGAACTGCCGTGCACGCTGCGTGAGTTCTCGGAAGTGACCGGGCTGCCAGCCCAGGTTGTTCAGCGTACGCTCATGTCGTTTGGCCAGATGGTTACCATCAACGCCACGCTTGATGCCGAAACCGCCGAACTGATCGCCGCCGAACATGGCGTGGATCTCAAGATCAAAGAACCGGAGTCGATCGAAGACACCCTCATCTCGCAGATCGAGGATCAGGTCGACGACGAGAACGACTTGGTCGAACGTCCTCCCGTGGTTACGTTCCTGGGTCACGTCGACCACGGTAAAACGTCGCTCTTGGACAAGATCATCGGCCTGGACGTCGTCAGCGGCGAAGCTGGCGGTATCACCCAGCACATTCGAGCCTACATCGTCGACAAGGGAGACAAGAAGATCTCCTTCGTCGATACGCCGGGTCACGAAGCGTTTACCGAAATGCGTGCTCGTGGTGCCAACGTCACCGACATTGCCGTGCTGATTGTGGCCGCCGACGACGGTGTGATGCCGCAAACGGAAGAAGCCATCAGCCACGCCAAGGCGGCCGAAGTGCCGATCATCGTGGCACTCAACAAGATGGACGTCCCTGGTGCCAACCCCGAAAAGGCACTTCAGCAGTTGTCGCAGCATGGCCTGTTGCCGGCTGAATGGGGTGGTGACGTGGAAGTCGTGAAGACCAGTGCCATCACCGGCGAAGGGGTCGACACGCTGCTGGAAACCATCTTGCTGACCTCCGAAATCCACGAATACAAAGCTAACCCCAGCCGCGACGCCGTCGGTGTCTGTTTGGAAGCCGAACAAGAGTCGGACCGTGGTGTGTTGGCCAAGGTGATCGTGAATAACGGTACGCTGAAAGTGGGCGACGTCGTCGTCTGTGGTAGTACCTTTGGCCGCGTCAAGGCAATGTACGACACGCTCGATCCTCGCAAGCGTCTCGACGAAGCTCCACCTTCGACGCCAGTCAATGTCACCGGTTTCGATGAAGCTCCGGCCGCAGGCGAGAAGTTCTACGTGTTGGATGACATCGCCGATGCTCGTGAGATCGCCGAAATGCGATCCGATCGCAGCCGTGCCGATAAGCTCGGTGGTCATACGGTCAAGGTTTCGTTCGAGGACTTCCAGGAACGTCTGCAGTCCGGCAACCTGGCCGGCGACGAAGCGGGTATTGTCTATCTGAACATCATCTTGCGAGCCGACACACGTGGTTCGATCGAGGCGATTCAGAAAGAACTCGACAAGCTCGATCACCCTGAAGTCAAAGTCCGCGTGATGCAGGCGACCGTGGGTGGTGTGACCGTCGCCGACGTGACGCTGGCTTCCGCTTCGGATGCCGTCATCGTGGCGTTCAATGTCATTCCGGACGAAGCAGCCCGTAGCCTGGCAGATGACCGCGGCGTCGAAATTCGCCGTTACGACATCATCTACAAGGTGACCGAAGACATCAAACTGCTGCTCGAAGGTCAGCTCAAGCCTGAATCCCGCGTGACGGAACTAGGCCGTGCTCTGGTTCAGCGAACGTTCTCGATCAGCCGTATCGGTACCATCGCCGGTTGCCGCGTTTTGGGTGGCATCATCGAACGTGGTTGCCGTATCCGGGTCAACCGCGACGGACGTGGTATCGGCGACTATCCGTTGGATTCGCTCAAGCGAGAAAAGGACGATGCCAAGGAAGTCCGCGAAGGTTACGAGTGCGGTATCAAGCTCTCGGGCTTCAACGACATCAAGGAAGGGGACATTCTCGAAGCTTTCAAGGTCGAGGAATTCGCTCGAACCCTGGACAGCTAA
- the rbfA gene encoding 30S ribosome-binding factor RbfA translates to MSSRRTLKAASAIREVVSMAILTQLRDPRVKDVTVTKVEVAGDMRSAKVHVSIMGDEKKQQLCLNGLRRSAGFLQSCIKDRIDTRYIPKLEFEIDKGVKQALEVSRILKEVLPPSEDEDVSDEEMADEDWEPEDEDSQESS, encoded by the coding sequence ATGTCGTCTCGTCGAACATTGAAAGCCGCATCTGCGATTCGGGAAGTTGTCAGCATGGCAATCCTGACGCAGCTGCGCGACCCGCGCGTCAAAGACGTGACGGTTACCAAAGTGGAAGTGGCGGGCGACATGCGCAGTGCCAAGGTCCACGTTTCCATCATGGGAGATGAAAAGAAGCAGCAACTCTGCCTCAATGGTCTCCGCCGCTCGGCCGGTTTCCTGCAGTCGTGCATCAAGGACCGTATCGACACCCGCTACATTCCCAAGCTCGAATTCGAGATCGACAAGGGCGTGAAGCAGGCACTGGAAGTCAGCCGCATTCTGAAGGAAGTTCTGCCGCCGTCGGAAGACGAGGATGTCTCGGATGAGGAAATGGCAGACGAAGACTGGGAACCGGAAGACGAAGACTCGCAGGAGTCTTCGTAG